A window from Bombus fervidus isolate BK054 chromosome 12, iyBomFerv1, whole genome shotgun sequence encodes these proteins:
- the Ash1 gene encoding histone-lysine N-methyltransferase ash1 isoform X2, with protein sequence MSGDSGWNAVIHHPSELELQNWNWEENDGEQERELPSTVDMDAIKGGGSWDPTTEPNGTDSVDSEEDSDSDEESSGGTEGSCSYSDSNSDSDDESSGDEEEDTGSNSDCTSEHSEQTFSIQKTNFEPGALKLKISMKGPKKEDLEKEKNRRSVPKKVKSNRGGKSSECSSDDSDSSESHLPSQHTQQQQQTQQSQQQQQPQQHPPLQEINQEDLAAILPDQEHEDAPFDGFEDSESGRLVSKAIERMSLGADSDTSENGDQNPVPVYSSTLLQQFVEKTALLSEPRKRRSKLGKKLNDSEYPCVSNVSPDSGIQSVDNSPLHLAISPASPPAPTQSPVQPVVTKPAVNVDRVLYPPKRKPGRPAKTVSTQPRGPGRPRLKPEIVEKIEKIEKTEKTTKNERVEKKEPAPQPIKVTKEEPSKRGKTKSAPQKTVASRADKDGENDTVKKLKDKPACQKKRTYNISKQCTQAKIGGKRNNTSSPARVKCLSRAVTNKYGREGVQCNGGTYKKMGKDKPGPGNKTTTLRRQKQSVCERVSSDRKAINSKKRTLKENRSSTVPLAKRQASLKKNVAPVTRRVLKENKSTKKAAAGFETNGVGVQTLISLPVGEVLKSEKVENVTNKCDKATQPIHNHCHKHHHHKHRRRLLLPPKNPIRIHPCLIEELEKLIEEFSRSCSLGRNNSNSGYSELPQIFRVKKLTKKRKGGDITTNDDQKLKRRLKKEKILSGTDSKNSMNANANSNPNEQRLPLKKRHYHVSSPHSSQSSNASGTDVAVNEANSTESHIEEAIEATITRYGGSSAFSFQEDSVPVTPKKRHRDTEAGSPDKSSAACSDLLEEKPLSQIEVQPRRKKKIVKDLRVTVTKLPVESHAALEKAEKIDKSEKADSKAEKSEKSSSDSRSLKSRSEKGSKSEKVVLEKLIKSDKNQADKIEKRDISPDHVRLEKNIKIDAADFNATESFDENETANEIKPSQNSLNPNVPNPMNSTAVLVLAKKKMRRRKAINRTGFPTLKKKKKRSLNANESDPSKTAVLSNEDATAEAGADGENSTKEGIEDSVVDSKTSVLNNTEIQDVFTEELSTKHSNNNGNNSLVQSRVQSKANSNGNQEETNSPKSETNGQVRPDELSEPRSGQLRVRKDLVETDSDNALNKLCPVKFEKIQDTRSYDENAPLEESLERFAANQRVAELNEDNVKKLERASSQTNIKTEHTSSFNGNQKKRRGSSSPCNLTPRNLKRLRSSGYDTENDILPNSDILNDDHEEYGKDFEGKTRGSMENNSGRNKVVCETNESASAALLSATYHCGKLLRQRKMPFQLPYDLWWLHTQSRLPGRESVPSWNYKKIRTNVYYDVKPTTVYEAQACECKPESGCGDDCINRMVFSECSPQLCPCGEKCENQKIQKHEWAPGLQKFMTEDKGWGVRTQQSIKSGVFILEYVGEVVSEREFKSRMATRYANDTHHYCLHLDGGLVIDGHRMGGDGRFVNHSCEPNCEMQKWSVHGLPRMALFASRDIKPGEELTYDYNFALFNPSEGQECRCGSSACRGVIGGKSQRVSKSITSIPSQLEPTERRSVGRPRKNVRKSNTVQSVNSKGICKSRKVGDSNLIHAPVLKPMSHQQRCFAQQHHCFLLRNLEKVRRVKLLVNQVQMQNGKMKCGNATAVKEKSSGDAKIQSDAFFSQLTALTNTNTRTVRTRRLAQAQDDPEVHKTAKLAKVLKDLYSIVATAKDENGQLLCTPFITLPSKRKLPDYYEKISDPIDLTTIDQCIGTGHYKTAEHFDHDMIKLFDNNVRFFGRTSEMGIAAARLRKLYLGSKPDFVDAITEATGCPPSQSFLPPRGSTAGEEDVIRCICGLHRDEGLMIQCERCLVWQHCDCVKADTSIESYLCERCHPRPVDLEIPLEGDEEEEGKKHYVTLMRGDLQLRQGDTVYVLRDTPEKHTYKTIQKPDYEQMDIFRIERLWKNAEGERFVFGHHYLRPHETYHEPTRKFYENEVVCAPLYEAVPCDLVAERCWVLDPHTYCKGRPVGSTPEHTYVCEYRVDRAARLFTKVARARHQVCTKPYAFETFPQRIKHYRTYLPHSLEGIQVGGKMNKEKKKVNSQDVDTNHKSESSENTKTHVKDQQKSSTSKGRRRSNEILPIVTPATLCAQREEQKRRLNNILIGLLQKMPNKKDPLDLSFLLERNRRNRKRPGGLNP encoded by the exons ATGTCTGGTGATTCAGGATGGAATGCTGTAATTCACCATCCGTCAGAATTAGAATTACAGAATTGGAATTGGGAAGAAAACGATGGGGAGCAAGAAAGGGAGCTCCCTTCGACTGTTGATATGGATGCCATAAAGGGTGGCGGTAGCTGGGACCCGACTACTGAACCTAATG GAACAGATTCAGTTGATTCCGAAGAAGACTCAGATTCCGACGAGGAAAGTTCTGGCGGTACCGAAGGCAGTTGTTCTTATTCGGACTCGAATTCGGATTCGGACGACGAGAGTAGCGGTGACGAGGAGGAAGATACCGGATCCAATTCGGATTGCACGTCGGAACATAGCGAGCAAACATTTTCCATTCAAAAAACGAATTTCGAACCG GGAGCgcttaaattaaaaatcagtATGAAAGGTCCGAAAAAAGAGgatttggaaaaagaaaaaaataggagAAGCGTACCGAAGAAGGTTAAGTCAAATCGTGGAGGAAAG TCATCTGAATGCAGTAGCGACGATTCTGACTCGTCTGAAAGTCATTTACCCTCGCAACATacgcagcaacaacaacagacTCAACAGTctcaacagcaacaacagccaCAGCAGCATCCGCCGCTTCAGGAAATCAATCAAGAAGATTTAGCGGCTATTTTACCGGATCAAGAGCACGAGGACGCTCCGTTTGATGGATTTGAAGATTCAGAGAGCGGTCGGTTAGTATCGAAAGCTATCGAGCGGATGTCGCTCGGCGCAGATTCAGATACGAGCGAGAACGGTGATCAGAACCCTGTACCTGTGTATAGTTCCACTTTATTGCAACAGTTTGTTGAAAAAACGGCTCTGTTATCAGAACCGAGGAAAAGGCGGAGCAAGTTAGgaaaaaaattgaacgatTCGGAGTATCCTTGCGTTTCAAACGTATCTCCGGATTCAGGCATTCAGTCTGTAGATAACAGTCCGTTACATTTGGCAATTAGTCCTGCGAGTCCTCCAGCACCGACACAGTCCCCGGTGCAACCTGTTGTCACAAAGCCAGCGGTAAACGTAGATCGTGTTTTATATCCACCTAAACGAAAACCTGGTAGGCCGGCGAAAACAGTTTCCACGCAGCCCCGTGGCCCGGGTAGGCCAAGGTTGAAGCCAGAAATcgtagaaaaaatagaaaagatagAGAAAACAGAGAAAACTACGAAAAACGAGAGGGTCGAAAAGAAAGAGCCTGCTCCGCAACCAATAAAAGTCACGAAGGAAGAACCTTCtaaaagaggaaaaacgaAGTCGGCGCCACAGAAAACAGTTGCGTCTCGGGCGGATAAAGACGGAGAGAATGATACGGTTAAGAAATTAAAGGACAAACCAGCTTGTCAAAAGAAACGGACATATAACATTTCCAAACAGTGTACGCAAGCAAAGATAGGTGGAAAAAGGAACAACACCAGTTCCCCAGCGCGTGTCAAGTGCCTAAGTAGAGCTGTTACGAATAAGTACGGGAGAGAAGGAGTTCAATGCAACGGTGGAACGTATAAGAAAATGGGGAAAGATAAGCCTGGTCCAGGGAACAAGACAACTACGTTACGACGACAGAAACAATCGGTTTGCGAGCGAGTTTCGAGCGATAGAAAGGCGATCAACTCGAAGAAAAGAACTCTCAAGGAAAATAGAAGCAGTACAGTTCCCTTGGCTAAGCGACAGGCGTcgttaaagaaaaacgtaGCGCCGGTTACGCGACGTgtattgaaagaaaataaaagtactAAGAAAGCGGCTGCTGGATTTGAAACGAATGGCGTTGGTGTCCAAACTTTAATATCTTTACCCGTTGGCGAGGTATTAAAGTCCGAGAAAGTTGAGAACGTAACGAACAAATGTGACAAGGCGACACAGCCTATACACAATCATTGTCACAAACATCATCATCACAAGCATCGCAGACGATTGTTGTTACCGCCTAAGAATCCTATACGTATCCATCCGTGTCTCATAGAAGAGTTAGAAAAGTTGATCGAAGAATTTTCTAGATCGTGCAGCTTAGGTAGGAATAATTCAAATTCTGGATATTCCGAATTACCGCAAATTTTTCGCGTAaagaaattaacgaaaaagaggaaaggcgGCGATATTACCACGAACGATGATCAGAAATTAAAGAGGCGCctgaagaaggaaaagatacTGTCAGGGACGGATTCGAAGAACAGTATGAATGCAAATGCAAACTCGAATCCAAATGAGCAAAGGTTACCATTAAAAAAGAGACATTATCACGTGTCCAGTCCTCACAGTTCACAAAGTTCGAACGCAAGTGGCACTGACGTGGCTGTCAACGAAGCGAATTCTACCGAAAGTCACATCGAAGAAGCGATCGAAGCTACGATAACGAGATACGGAGGTAGCTCTGCGTTCTCCTTCCAAGAAGATTCCGTACCTGTTACTCCTAAGAAAAGACATAGGGATACCGAAGCTGGAAGTCCTGATAAATCGAGCGCAGCGTGTTCCGATTTGTTGGAAGAGAAACCCTTGAGTCAGATAGAAGTACAACCGCGACGTAAAAAAAAGATCGTCAAAGATCTTCGTGTGACAGTTACGAAATTACCCGTTGAGAGTCATGCCGCTTTGGAAAAGGCTGAAAAAATAGACAAGTCCGAGAAAGCTGATAGCAAAGCCGAGAAATCGGAGAAATCGTCGAGCGATTCTAGAAGTTTGAAGAGTCGCTCGGAAAAAGGCAGTAAAAGCGAAAAGGTAgttttagagaaattaataaaaagcgATAAAAATCAGGCGGATAAGATTGAGAAAAGAGATATTTCGCCAGACCATGTTCGcttggaaaaaaatataaagatcgaTGCGGCGGATTTTAACGCGACGGAGAGCTTTGATGAGAATGAAACTGCGAACGAAATTAAACCGTCGCAAAACAGTCTCAATCCAAATGTTCCAAATCCCATGAATTCCACTGCTGTATTGGTTCTGGCTAAGAAGAAAATGAGACGTCGTAAAGCTATAAATCGTACAGGTTTCCCgacgttaaagaaaaagaagaaaagatcaTTGAATGCAAACGAGTCGGATCCGTCGAAAACCGCAGTTTTATCTAACGAAGATGCTACTGCGGAGGCCGGAGCTGACGGTGAGAATTCAACGAAAGAAGGAATCGAGGATTCGGTAGTGGACAGCAAGACAAGCGTGTTAAACAACACCGAGATACAAGATGTATTTACCGAAGAGCTTTCTACTAAGCACAGTAATAACAACGGTAACAACAGCCTGGTGCAAAGTCGAGTTCAATCGAAAGCTAATTCGAATGGAAATCAGGAAGAGACGAATTCACCAAAGTCAGAGACGAATGGTCAAGTTCGTCCTGATGAACTTTCTGAACCTCGATCTGGTCAATTGAGAGTTCGCAAGGATCTTGTAGAGACAGATAGCGACAATGCGTTGAACAAGCTATGTCCTGTTAAGTTTGAAAAGATCCAAGACACGAGATCGTACGACGAAAATGCACCCTTAGAGGAGTCCCTCGAAAGATTCGCCGCGAATCAACGCGTTGCTGAATTGAACGAAGATAACGTAAAGAAGCTCGAACGCGCGAGCTCTCAAACGAACATCAAAACGGAACATACAAGCTCTTTCAACGGTAATCAAAAAAAGCGACGAGGTTCTTCGAGTCCCTGCAATTTGACTCCTAGAAATCTGAAAAGATTACGTAGTTCTGGTTACGATACGGAGAACGACATCCTCCCTAATAGCGACATTCTTAACGACGATCACGAG GAGTACGGCAAAGACTTTGAAGGGAAAACGCGTGGTAGCATGGAGAATAACAGTGGAAGAAATAAGGTCGTGTGCGAAACCAACGAGTCTGCATCTGCCGCTTTGTTATCCGCCACGTATCATTGTGGCAAGCTTTTACGACAAAGGAAAATGCCGTTTCAATTGCCATATGATTTATGGTGGTTACATACGCAATCCAGGCTACCTGGTAGAGAATCGGTTCCATCGTGGAATTACAA GAAAATTCGTACTAATGTCTACTACGACGTCAAACCTACTACGGTTTACGAAGCGCAAGCTTGCGAGTGCAAACCGGAAAGCGGCTGCGGAGATGACTGTATCAATCGCATGGTCTTTAGCGAGTGTTCTCCGCAGCTTTGTCCCTGTGgcgaaaaatgtgaaaatcaAAAGATACAGAAACACGAATGGGCACCGGGTTTACAAAAATTCATGACGGAGGATAAAGGTTGGGGCGTGAGGACTCAGCAGTCTATCAAGTCTGGGGTCTTTATCCTCGAATATGTTGGGGAAGTGGTGTCCGAAAGAGAATTCAAATCAAGAATGGCGACCAG GTATGCCAATGATACGCATCACTATTGCCTGCATCTCGATGGAGGCTTGGTAATTGATGGTCATCGTATGGGAGGTGATGGAAGGTTCGTAAATCATTCTTGCGAACCTAACTGCGAGATGCAGAAGTGGAGCGTCCATGGTCTTCCGCGTATGGCGCTGTTCGCTTCTAGAGACATTAAACCGGGGGAAGAGTTGACATATGATTATAATTTTGCGCTGTTTAATCCATCCGAGGGACAAGAATGCAGATGCGGTAGTAGCGCTTGCAGAGGAGTGATTG GTGGAAAGAGCCAAAGGGTTTCGAAAAGTATTACTTCCATTCCGTCGCAATTGGAGCCCACGGAGAGGCGGTCAGTCGGAAGACCGAGAAAAAACGTGCGAAAATCTAATACAGTGCAGTCTGTTAACTCGAAAGGCATTTGTAAATCTCGAAAAGTGGGCGATTCTAATCTGATTCATGCGCCTGTGCTAAAACCTATGTCCCACCAGCAACGGTGCTTTGCTCAGCAACATCATTGCTTCCTGTtaagaaatttagaaaaagtcAGACGAGTTAAATTGTTGGTAAATCAAGTACAAATGCAAAATGGTAAAATGAAATGCGGTAACGCGACAGCAGTAAAAGAAAAGAGTTCGGGCGATGCTAAGATTCAATCTGATGCATTTTTCTCGCAATTAACTGCTCTGACTAATACAAATACACGTACTGTGCGAACTCGACGACTAGCTCAAGCTCAAGATGATCCAGAAGTGCATAAAACTGCAAAATTGGCCAAG GtattaaaagatttatataGTATCGTGGCGACTGCGAAAGATGAGAATGGACAATTATTATGTACACCATTTATCACATTACCTTCGAAGAGAAAGTTGCCTGActattatgaaaaaatatcagaTCCTATAGATTTGACAACAATCGATCAGTGTATTGGTACAGGTCACTATAAAACTGCAGAACATTTTGATCATGATATGATTAAACTTTTTGACAACAACGTAAGGTTTTTCGGGAGAACCTCAGAGATGGGTATCGCCGCAGCTAGACTTAGAAAATTATACTTAGGAAGCAAGCCCGATTTCGTAGATGCAATAACGGAAGCAACAGGTTGTCCTCCATCTCAAAGCTTTCTACCTCCCCGTGGTTCAACTGCGGGCGAAGAAGACGTTATCAGGTGTATTTGTGGCCTGCATAG GGACGAAGGCTTGATGATTCAATGCGAACGCTGTCTTGTATGGCAACATTGCGATTGCGTTAAAGCTGATACGAGCATAGAATCTTATTTGTGCGAGAGGTGTCATCCACGTCCCGTGGATTTAGAAATTCCACTAGAGGGTGACGAGGAAGAAGAGGGCAAAAAACACTATGTTACTTTGATGCGTGGTGATTTACAACTTAGGCAGGGCGACACAGTTTACGTGTTGAGAGATACTCCTGAAAAGCATACGTACAAAACCATTCAAAAACCGGATTACGAGCAAATGGACATCTTTAGAATCGAGAGACTTTGGAAAAACGCGGA AGGCGAAAGATTTGTATTTGGCCATCACTATTTGAGGCCACACGAAACGTATCACGAACCAACTAGAAAGTTCTATGAGAATGAAGTTGTATGCGCGCCACTTTACGAAGCCGTTCCATGCGATTTGGTTGCTGAACGCTGTTGGGTTCTTGATCCTCACACGTATTGTAAAG GACGGCCAGTTGGTTCTACTCCGGAACATACTTATGTTTGCGAGTATCGCGTCGATCGTGCTGCACGATTATTTACAAAAGTTGCAAGAGCTAGGCACCAAGTTTGTACAAAACCGTATGCATTTGAAACGTTCCCACAACGTATTAAGCACTATCGTACATATTTG CCTCATAGTCTCGAAGGAATTCAAGTTGGAGGTAAAatgaataaagagaaaaagaaagttaatagTCAAGATGTCGATACTAATCACAAGTCTGAATCGagtgaaaatacgaaaacacACGTGAAGGATCAACAAAAATCTTCTACGAGTAAGGGTAGACGAAGATCGAATGAGATTTTACCCATTGTTACACCTGCTACGTTATGTGCCCAG AGAGAAGAGCAAAAAAGAAGATTGAACAACATTTTAATCGGTCTGTTACAAAAAATGCCGAATAAAAAGGATCCTTTGGATTTGTCGTTTTTATTAGAAAGAAACAGACGAAATCGTAAAAGGCCAGGTGGACTAAATCCGTGA